The following are encoded together in the Ascaphus truei isolate aAscTru1 unplaced genomic scaffold, aAscTru1.hap1 HAP1_SCAFFOLD_1434, whole genome shotgun sequence genome:
- the LOC142475927 gene encoding histone H1-like, whose amino-acid sequence MAETAPAPPPPAESAAKKKQPKKAAGASKSHPAKSGPSASDLIVRAVSASKERSGVSLSALKKALAAGGYDVEKNNSRLKLALKGLVSKETLIQLKGSGASGSFKLNKKQLESKEKAAKKKDVGKPKKPVAKKPAKSPKKPKKAPAGVKKSPKKVKKPAAAKKPAKSPKKSKAAKPRKAVKSPAAKKAVKPKAAKSPAKAKAAKPKAAKPKRAAAPKK is encoded by the coding sequence atggccgagaccgctcctgctcctcctcctccagctgaaagcgccgccaagaagaagcagccgaaGAAAGCGGCCGGAGCCTCGAAAAGCCACCCAGCAAAGTCCGGTCCCAGCGCGTCCGATCTGATAGTGAGAGCTGTGTCCGCCTCTAAGGAGCGCAGCGGGGTCTCCCTGTCCGCTCTGAAGAAGGCTCTGGCTGCAGGAGGCTACGATGTGGAGAAGAATAACAGCCGCCTGAAGCTGGCTCTCAAGGGCTTGGTGAGCAAGGAAACCCTGATCCAGCTGAAAGGGAGCGGAGCCTCCGGATCGTTCAAGCTGAATAAGAAGCAGctggagagcaaggagaaggcggccAAGAAAAAGGATGTGGGGAAACCCAAGAAGCCAGTGGCAAAGAAACCCGCCAAGTCCCCCAAGAAACCCAAAAAGGCTCCGGCGGGAGTGAAGAAAAGCCCCAAAAAGGTCAAGAAACCGGCGGCCGCCAAGAAGCCAGCAAAAAGCCCGAAGAAGTCTAAAGCTGCCAAGCCCAGGAAGGCTGTGAAGAGCCCGGCGGCTAAAAAGGCTGTGAAGCCAAAAGCTGCTAAGAGTCCAGCTAAGGCCAAGGCAGCCAAACCCAAAGCAGCAAAGCCCAAGAGGGCGGCAGCTCCTAAGAAGTGA